From Acidobacteriota bacterium:
TGGTCGGGATGGTCGTGTTGCGATCGATGATTTTTTCAAAGGTATCGTTCTCGGTTTCGATGCCCAACGAGTGGGGCGTGACATCCAGAAGGAGAAGGATATCCCGGCGATCCCGAAGGAAGGCCGCCGATTGAACGGCCGCGCCCATGGCCACGATCTCTTCGGGATTGATATGGTCCGCCGGTCCCCTGTCGAAATAATCGGCGATCGTTTTCTTGATGAGGGGCATCCGGGTTTGGCCGCCGACCAGGAGGATATCCTGAATTTGCGTCGGCCTGAGGCCCGCGTCGGCCAAGGCCCGGTCGATGATGGGAAGGGTCTTTTCCACGAGGTCGCGTGTCATGTCCTCAAGCCGGCTTTTCGTCAGGGATTTCCGGATATGAAGTGAGACCTCCCCCCGTGACGAGATGAAGGGGAGATGGATCTCCGTTTCCTGGGTGAACGACAGTTCCCTTTTCGCCTTTTCCGCAGCCTCCCGGATTCTCTGGAGCGAAAAGGGATCCGAAGCCAGATCGATCCCGTAGTCCTCGAAAAATTCGCGGATCAGCCAATCCATGATTCTTCGATCGAAATCATCGCCGCCGAGAAAGGAATCTCCGTTTGTCGAAAGCACATGGCAGACGCCTTCGCTGATCTCGAGAACGGTGATGTCGAACGTGCCTCCGCCCATATCGAAAACCGCGGCCAGAGACTCCCGGTTTTTGTCCAATCCATAAGCCAGGCTGGCGGCCGTCGGTTCATTGACCACCCGGAGAACGTTCAATCCGGCGATCAGTCCGGCATCTTTGGTCGCCTGGCGCTGGTGATCGTCGAAGTGGGCGGGAACGGTGATGACGGCTCCGTCCACGGGTTCGCCGAGAAAGGATTCGGCGCAGGTTTTCAGATATCCGAGGATCATGGACGAGATTTCCTGAGGCGTCAGGATTTGATCCTCGACGATGATGAGGATATCCCCGTTGGACGCCTCTTTCATCTGAACGGGGAGGCGTTTGCGCAATGCCTCGACTTCGGGCGAATGGAACTTTCGTCCCATCAACCGCTTGACCGAGATGACCGTGTTTTTCGGATTCGTCGACGCCTGCCGGAGAGCCAACGTCCCGATCAATCGCTCCCCTTTGGACGTGAAGGAAACGACCGAGGCGGTGAGAGAGGATCCTTCCAAATTGGGGATGACGACGGGTTGGGATCCTTCCAGGACGGCGACGCAGGAATATGACGTTCCAAGGTCGATGCCGACGACGCGCCCCATGGGATTCAGCCCTTCCTGGGAACCAGAACCTTGACCAGAGCGGGACGAAGAAGCCTGTCGTGCAGAAGATAGCCTTTTTGAAGCTCCTCCCCGACGACGGGCTCCTCCACCTGATCGGATTCCTCCATACTCATCGCATGATGGAATTCAGGGTCGAACCGGCCGTCGGAAATGACAACGGGACGGACCCCCTTTTTGGCCAGGATTTGATGAGTCATCCGGTAGATCATCTCCACTCCCTCCCTGAAGCTCGATCCGTCGTCTTCCGACTTCGCGGTTTCCAGGGCGCGTTCAAAATTGTCCAGAACGCCGAGAAGTTCGAAAACGAAATCGCTGAGGGCGAACCGGGTGTATTCGACTCTTTCCTTGTCGTGGCGTTTCCGGAGGTTTTCGATTTCCGCCAAACGGCGCAGATGCCGATCATTCAAATCCTTCAACTCGTCCGTCAAGCGCTCAATCTCTTCCTCGGCCCGGGCCAGTTTTTCCTTCAAGGCGCGAGACGATCCGGAGCCGCCGCGCCGATCTTTTTTTTCCGACGTTGCCTCCTCGTCCGCCGTTTTTGCAGCGGAGGCTTCATCCCGATCCGGAGGCTCAAGACATGCGTCATTTTTTTCCGTCATAACACCACATCTCCCGAAGTTGAAGCGAGGGCCCGACTCAGGCCTTTGGCCATGGAATCCACAAGAGGAATGATCCGTTCATAGGGAATTCGTTTCGGTCCGATGATGCCCAGGGAACCGAGAACCTGGTCGTCATAGCCGTAGTGGGAAAGCACCAGAGAACAATCCGGCACATTGGGAAAATTGATTTCCGATCCGATCAGAACCTTGACCCGGTCCAAACTGATGAAATCGGAGAGAAGTTTGGTCAGGCAGGCTTTCTCTTCGATACTCTGAAAGATGGATTGCAGCTTGTCCATTTCGAAGATGTCGGCCTTGGCGAGAAGCCGGGATGCCCCCTGGATATGGATGCGGTGTTCCTCATCCTGAGTCAGGGTGCAGGCCCGGATGAGAGCAATCAGCTTGTCGAGAACGTTCTCGTATTTCGCCTTGGTTCGGGGCAGTTCCCGGAGAAGCACCTCCCGAACATGATGAAGGCTGCGGCCGGAATAATTCCGATTGATGTGGAGAGAGGCCCGGTCCAGTTCCGTCTGGGTGAAGGGATGGCGGGCTTCAACGGTTTCCGTCAGCACCATATGGGACGGCGTGACGAGAACGGCCATGACCTTGTTTTCGGCGAGTTTGATGAAGCGCAGATGGCGGAAGACGACCCGGGCGATATGGGGAGAAATCACAAAGCCGACATTGTCGGAGTGTTCGGCCAGGATCCGGGACACATCATCAAGAAGGGATCCCAGATGGCCGTTGGATTCGGAGGCTTTGTTTCTGAGAAACACCGCATCGTCGGACGGCGGCTGAATTCCGGCCAGCAGATTGTCGACATAGAATTTCAATCCCTTATCCGTCGGGATGCGGCCGGATGAGGCGTGGGGTTGATGAAGAAAACCGTCTTTTTCCAGACGGACCATGATATTGCGGATTGTGGCCGGACTCCCTTTCAAGCGGTTTTTCCGAAAAATCCGTCCGGAACTGACCGGTTTTCCGTTCTCGATATAGTCCTCGACAATGAGGCTGAGAACGGACCTGTCCTTATCTTTGAACTGCATTTGAGCCATGGTTCTTCCAGGACAATTTATAGCACGTCCGGCGAAACCCTGTCAACTTAACTTATTCATAAAAATGGCTTTATTTTATTCTTATTCCGGCATATCCGACGACTTCGGACTCGTCGCCGGATTGATCGGCCGAGGTGGTGTATCGGATCAATTCGCCGGAGGTTGCGCCGGCTTTGCGGGCCGCAAAAACGGCCGACGCAGCCGGCGGAGCCCCGCACATGGTGATGGCCTCCCGTCGAACCGTCTCCAAAAGATCCCGGGCATCAAGCCGCAGAATGCAGGCGATGGCCTTTCGGTCCAGGATCTCGGCCTCGGATTTCGGAACGTAATGGCTCATGTCGGTACTGGCCACAATGAGCGCCTCTTCTCCGCATTCCTCGACGGCCCGGATGACCGCATGGCCGATTTCCTCGATATCTTCAAGGGTCGCCGTGTGGGACAGACATATCGGAACGATGGAGACTTCCGGATTCAGATATTGAAGAAAAGGGAGCTGGACCTCCAGCGAATGTTCCCGGGCATGAGCGGAGGGATCACTCCGGGCGCAGGAAGCCAGTCGGAGGATCCGGCCGGCCAAACGGGCCTCGATCGGGCAATCGCCGAAGGGCGTCGTCCATGTTCCCTCATCATAAAGGGCGGCTCCTGAAGCGATGCGGTTGTGGGCCGGGCCCAGAAGCACCACGGTGTCCGGTATTTCCACCGAAGAATATACGGCGCCGGCGACGCCTCCCGAATAGATGTATCCCGCGTGGGGAACCACCGCGGCAACGGCTCTTTCCCGCGCCACCCGGCGATCGATCAGGCTCTTAACGGTGGCCCGGAGACGGACGGCCTCCCCCGGGTAAAAGGCCCCCGCAACATAGGGGCGGCGTCTCGTCATCGATATCATCCTTTCGAAACCCCGGATGTTTCTTCCCGCTTTTCCCGGAAGGTGATTCCGAATCGTTGCAGTTCCCGGAGGACGGGCTCATAGATTTCGGG
This genomic window contains:
- the grpE gene encoding nucleotide exchange factor GrpE: MTEKNDACLEPPDRDEASAAKTADEEATSEKKDRRGGSGSSRALKEKLARAEEEIERLTDELKDLNDRHLRRLAEIENLRKRHDKERVEYTRFALSDFVFELLGVLDNFERALETAKSEDDGSSFREGVEMIYRMTHQILAKKGVRPVVISDGRFDPEFHHAMSMEESDQVEEPVVGEELQKGYLLHDRLLRPALVKVLVPRKG
- the dnaK gene encoding molecular chaperone DnaK codes for the protein MGRVVGIDLGTSYSCVAVLEGSQPVVIPNLEGSSLTASVVSFTSKGERLIGTLALRQASTNPKNTVISVKRLMGRKFHSPEVEALRKRLPVQMKEASNGDILIIVEDQILTPQEISSMILGYLKTCAESFLGEPVDGAVITVPAHFDDHQRQATKDAGLIAGLNVLRVVNEPTAASLAYGLDKNRESLAAVFDMGGGTFDITVLEISEGVCHVLSTNGDSFLGGDDFDRRIMDWLIREFFEDYGIDLASDPFSLQRIREAAEKAKRELSFTQETEIHLPFISSRGEVSLHIRKSLTKSRLEDMTRDLVEKTLPIIDRALADAGLRPTQIQDILLVGGQTRMPLIKKTIADYFDRGPADHINPEEIVAMGAAVQSAAFLRDRRDILLLLDVTPHSLGIETENDTFEKIIDRNTTIPTRKTVPFTTVENDQRRVRVHVLQGESEKASENRSLARFDLVGIDQAPAGVPQIDVTFDIDADGIVHVSARDVESGRNQSIEIKPSAGLLPEELKGIVAKEKSRRSSGITI
- the amrB gene encoding AmmeMemoRadiSam system protein B, producing the protein MTRRRPYVAGAFYPGEAVRLRATVKSLIDRRVARERAVAAVVPHAGYIYSGGVAGAVYSSVEIPDTVVLLGPAHNRIASGAALYDEGTWTTPFGDCPIEARLAGRILRLASCARSDPSAHAREHSLEVQLPFLQYLNPEVSIVPICLSHTATLEDIEEIGHAVIRAVEECGEEALIVASTDMSHYVPKSEAEILDRKAIACILRLDARDLLETVRREAITMCGAPPAASAVFAARKAGATSGELIRYTTSADQSGDESEVVGYAGIRIK
- the hrcA gene encoding heat-inducible transcriptional repressor HrcA; its protein translation is MQFKDKDRSVLSLIVEDYIENGKPVSSGRIFRKNRLKGSPATIRNIMVRLEKDGFLHQPHASSGRIPTDKGLKFYVDNLLAGIQPPSDDAVFLRNKASESNGHLGSLLDDVSRILAEHSDNVGFVISPHIARVVFRHLRFIKLAENKVMAVLVTPSHMVLTETVEARHPFTQTELDRASLHINRNYSGRSLHHVREVLLRELPRTKAKYENVLDKLIALIRACTLTQDEEHRIHIQGASRLLAKADIFEMDKLQSIFQSIEEKACLTKLLSDFISLDRVKVLIGSEINFPNVPDCSLVLSHYGYDDQVLGSLGIIGPKRIPYERIIPLVDSMAKGLSRALASTSGDVVL